A DNA window from Argopecten irradians isolate NY chromosome 10, Ai_NY, whole genome shotgun sequence contains the following coding sequences:
- the LOC138333527 gene encoding archaemetzincin-2-like codes for MPKQKSKKQNRYLPFAVGFKIPSEQEKRKAIGSSPMIPALDPQSFKGFGFFPPIPRPTSIDDWLAQYVEEGQSYSDYQRQCPWLSKRKLKYMPQQFVSKGKTILEKYPDGKIYLLPVGDFSGENCVKFKSLRDFAQIYLGLPVVELPGIALEEENHKIFWTENPEDRPTHGARSSSRKRKFEINSRYHPGTNRIQLKMDETLLRLRSLIPTDALCMVGLTMYDLYGDDTDLFVAGMAAGNHRVAMFSFNRYDPALSFSIEKWYDITCDSTISASERRKLILQRSCKLLVHEIGHLLGIDHCIYYDCCMNGSGHLSEDFRQPMHLCPVDLHKLQTLVGFDIVERYQKLAGFYKEHKMEEELKWVTRRIEFITDQTKS; via the coding sequence ATgccaaaacaaaaatcaaagaagcAAAATAGGTATTTGCCATTTGCTGTTGGTTTCAAAATACCTTCCGAACAGGAAAAAAGAAAGGCAATTGGCTCTTCCCCGATGATTCCAGCATTGGACCCACAGTCTTTTAAAGGGTTTGGCTTTTTCCCACCGATTCCCCGGCCTACCAGTATTGATGACTGGTTAGCTCAGTATGTCGAGGAAGGACAATCGTACAGTGATTACCAGCGACAATGTCCATGGCTATCAAAAAGAAAGCTGAAATACATGCCTCAACAATTTGTTAGCAAAGGCAAAACCATTTTGGAGAAATACCCAGATGGCAAAATATACCTTCTACCTGTTGGAGACTTCAGTGGTGAAAATTGTGTCAAATTCAAATCTTTGAGAGATTTTGCTCAGATATATTTGGGATTACCTGTGGTTGAACTACCTGGAATTGCTCTTGAGGAAGAGAATCATAAAATTTTCTGGACAGAAAATCCAGAAGATCGACCAACACATGGTGCAAGATCAAGTTCTCGAAAgagaaaatttgaaataaactccAGATATCATCCAGGGACAAACCGTATACAGTTAAAAATGGACGAGACCTTGTTACGCCTGCGAAGCCTCATTCCAACAGACGCCCTTTGTATGGTCGGTTTGACGATGTATGATCTCTATGGAGATGACACTGACCTCTTTGTTGCTGGAATGGCTGCTGGCAACCATCGTGTGGCAATGTTTAGTTTCAATCGGTATGATCCCGCTCTGAGTTTCTCCATTGAGAAATGGTATGATATCACATGTGATAGCACCATAAGTGCTAGTGAGCGTAGAAAACTTATTCTTCAACGTAGTTGCAAGCTTCTTGTCCATGAAATTGGCCACCTGTTAGGCATTGACCATTGTATATACTATGACTGTTGTATGAACGGCTCTGGCCATTTGTCTGAAGATTTCAGGCAGCCCATGCACCTGTGTCCTGTTGATCTACATAAGTTACAGACATTGGTGGGATTTGACATCGTTGAAAGATACCAGAAACTTGCAGGGTTCTACAAGGAACACAAAATGGAGGAGGAACTTAAGTGGGTAACAAGGAGGATTGAGTTCATCACAGACCAAACAAAATCTTAA